From a single Deltaproteobacteria bacterium genomic region:
- a CDS encoding glyceraldehyde-3-phosphate dehydrogenase, translating into MSRVELFANRLPILGINGLGRIGKLTLWHHIGRKYFKEIIVNQGRDIGTGLSAIAQTIEKDSTYGLLHKFLYGVNADRVIQIVDEREGRLLIDGTPVTVLKKARNPKDIPWRDYGVDVVVECTGKFRDPTLTPDEEKGSIRGHLMGGAKVVINSSAFKIKNKALKMPEDAVTLIYGINHSSFNPDKHILISAASCTTTGLAYMVKPLLENEKTNLILTASMSTIHAVTNSQAVLDAVPKAGATDLRKTRSILNNIILTSTNAAEALGQVIPEVKNIGFMADSVRIPTNTESLIILDVTVQSRMKKDGTASSINTKAINEIYKKAAEGDPEHLLVYSDEQNVSTDVKALDAAVVIEGQFNHSRTAFITADLSHIPNIPEELLRSIPLKNLQIPVVHAKIFGWYDNEYGSYTNRMGDLTVYMHKMLNNLF; encoded by the coding sequence ATGAGTAGAGTTGAACTATTTGCTAATCGACTGCCGATACTTGGGATAAATGGTTTGGGCAGAATAGGGAAGTTGACCTTATGGCATCATATAGGTAGAAAGTATTTTAAAGAGATAATTGTAAATCAGGGACGAGATATAGGCACAGGGTTAAGCGCTATTGCGCAAACGATAGAAAAAGACTCAACTTACGGGCTGCTTCATAAATTTCTTTATGGTGTGAACGCTGATCGTGTCATTCAAATTGTAGATGAAAGAGAGGGAAGGTTGTTAATCGATGGCACACCTGTAACAGTTTTAAAAAAGGCAAGGAATCCGAAAGATATCCCGTGGCGCGACTATGGGGTTGATGTAGTTGTTGAGTGCACAGGAAAGTTTAGGGACCCGACGTTAACTCCGGATGAGGAAAAAGGTTCCATAAGAGGACATCTTATGGGTGGAGCAAAGGTGGTGATTAATTCCTCAGCTTTTAAAATAAAGAATAAGGCCTTAAAGATGCCAGAAGATGCTGTTACATTGATTTATGGGATCAATCACTCCTCTTTTAACCCCGATAAACATATATTGATATCGGCTGCTTCCTGCACAACCACAGGACTTGCTTATATGGTAAAGCCCCTTCTTGAAAACGAGAAGACAAACCTTATCCTTACTGCCTCCATGTCGACAATTCACGCGGTGACCAATTCACAAGCTGTATTGGACGCTGTCCCGAAGGCGGGAGCAACTGATTTAAGAAAAACCAGGAGCATTCTAAACAACATCATTCTAACCTCAACCAATGCTGCTGAGGCATTGGGACAGGTAATTCCAGAGGTCAAAAACATAGGGTTTATGGCAGACTCAGTCCGAATACCTACCAATACTGAATCCTTGATCATTTTAGATGTTACTGTCCAGAGTCGAATGAAGAAGGATGGGACAGCAAGCTCAATCAATACGAAAGCTATTAATGAGATCTATAAAAAGGCGGCAGAGGGTGATCCTGAACACTTATTGGTTTATTCTGATGAACAAAACGTATCGACAGATGTGAAAGCCCTTGACGCGGCTGTGGTAATAGAAGGCCAATTTAATCATTCTCGGACAGCTTTTATAACTGCTGACCTCTCACATATCCCTAACATTCCTGAGGAATTACTTCGTTCAATCCCTTTGAAAAACCTGCAGATCCCTGTTGTCCATGCCAAAATTTTTGGTTGGTATGACAACGAGTATGGAAGTTATACTAACAGGATGGGAGATTTAACCGTTTACATGCATAAGATGTTAAATAACCTATTTTGA